In the Anastrepha obliqua isolate idAnaObli1 chromosome 1, idAnaObli1_1.0, whole genome shotgun sequence genome, one interval contains:
- the LOC129241113 gene encoding chromobox protein homolog 3 has product MVRTVKETGFVVEKIVDKRITPEGKVEYFIKWRGYPSGENTWEPEENCDCPALIQKFEESRAKSKKRGEKKPKVEEIQKPRGYERGLAMEQIVGATDETGDVSYLIKWQFCDELDLVAGEEVRQKNPEFVIDFFERRSPFQRVINERLLGVPDELRVMNMNEMQVTGVNADQITTSASVGGDDGTSAGAGDVMQQIANDDTGNVDSAAVSYSIPVPGVGNIAIDVPILDSSAM; this is encoded by the exons atggtGCGCACAGTTAAAGAAACTGGGTTTGTTGTTGAGAAGATTGTGGACAAGCGCATAACACCCGAAGGAaaagttgaatattttattaaatggcGCGGTTATCCCAG tggCGAAAATACTTGGGAGCCCGAAGAGAACTGCGATTGTCCGGCtttgatacaaaaatttgaGGAATCGCGAGCAAAATCAAAGAAACGTGGAGAAAAGAAACCTAAagttgaagaaattcaaaagCCGCGTGGTTATGAACGTGGACTTGCAATGGAGCAAATTGTTGGGGCGACTGATGAAACCGGTGACGTATCATATTTAATCAAATGGCAATTTTGCGATGAGCTCGATTTGGTAGCAGGCGAGGAAGTGCGTCAAAAGAACCCTGAATTTGTAATTGACTTTTTTGAGCGACGATCACCCTTCCAGCGTGTCATAAACGAGCGCTTGCTTGGTGTGCCGGACGAACTACGCGTAATGAATATGAATGAGATGCAAGTAACGGGCGTGAATGCTGATCAAATTACTACTAGCGCTTCAGTTGGTGGTGATGATGGAACTAGTGCTGGAGCTGGTGATGTTATGCAGCAAATTGCTAATGACGATACTGGCAATGTTGATAGTGCTGCAGTGTCGTATTCTATTCCTGTACCAGGAGTTGGCAACATAGCCATTGATGTACCGATTTTAGATAGTTCAGCAATGTAA
- the LOC129241103 gene encoding O-glucosyltransferase rumi-like, with the protein MKLLLLLLCLISANQHALSTNGNSQSDDVCITENKENCSSLKSESSRNDNNIIAKKIGKSLESYVDCAAENEDCQCYNNVIVNDLKPYQNKGVTQEMLKNSAKYGTKYKILNHRLYRDSECMFPARCSGIEHFLLNLLPELPDMDMIINTRDWPQVLSGLGGRIGPLFSFSKTNDYLDIMYPAWTFWAGGPAISLHPTGIGRWDLLRESITEASSKTDWSKKLPLGFFRGSRTSDERDALVLLSRRRPDLVDAQYTRNQAWKSPKDTLNAEPAKEVLFEEHCRFKYLFNFRGVAASFRFKHLFLCNSLVFHVGDEWNEFFYFALKPWVHYVPLKSYPSEQEIEKILEYFRDHDELAQEIAERGKQFIWKHLRMKDVECYWKKLLLEYQKLLKFKVVADPNLILINPKQRQEL; encoded by the exons ATGAAATTGTTACTTTTGCTATTGTGTTTAATATCAGCAAATCAGCATGCACTTTCTACAAATGGGAATAGTCAGTCCGATGATGTATGTATTacggaaaataaagaaaattgctCCTCTTTGAAATCTGAATCAAGCAGAAACG ACAACAACATTATTGCTAAAAAAATAGGAAAGTCACTTGAATCGTATGTTGACTGTGCGGCGGAAAATGAGGATTGTCAATGTTATAACAATGTTATCGTAAATGACCTCAAACCCTACCAGAATAAAGGTGTCAcacaagaaatgttgaagaattcTGCAAAATATGGAACGAAGTATAAAATACTAAATCACCGTCTTTACCGTGACAGTGAATGTATGTTTCCCGCGCGCTGCAGTGGTATTGAACATTTTCTGCTAAATCTGCTACCCGAGTTACCAGATATGGATATGATAATAAACACGCGTGATTGGCCACAAGTACTTTCGGGGCTTGGTGGCAGAATAGGTCCATTATTctctttttccaaaacaaatgaTTATTTAGACATAATGTATCCAGCTTGGACTTTCTGGGCCGGTGGGCCCGCCATTTCCTTACATCCAACGGGCATTGGTCGCTGGGATTTATTACGTGAAAGTATAACGGAAGCAAGCTCCAAAACAGACTGGTCTAAAAAACTTCCTCTTGGTTTTTTTCGAGGATCTCGTACATCTGACGAGCGTGACGCACTAGTGCTTTTGTCAAGGCGTAGACCAGATTTGGTGGATGCCCAGTACACTAGAAACCAAGCTTGGAAATCTCCAAAAGATACCCTTAACGCTGAACCAGCAAAAGAAGTTTTATTTGAAGAGCACTGCCGATTCAAATACCTCTTCAATTTTAGAGGCGTGGCAGCTAGTTTTCGATTTAAGCACTTATTTTTATGCAACTCATTGGTGTTTCATGTGGGCGATGAATGGAATGAGTTCTTTTACTttgctttgaagccatgggTTCACTATGTACCACTAAAAAGTTATCCAAGCGAACAAGAAATAGAAAAGATTTTAGAGTATTTTCGTGATCACGATGAACTAGCTCAGGAGATTGCGGAACGCGGGAAACAATTTATTTGGAAGCATCTCCGCATGAAAGATGTCGAATGTTACTGGAAGAAGCTGTTATTAGAGTATCAAAAGTTGCTCAAATTCAAAGTTGTGGCCGACCCTAATCTCATCTTGATTAACCCTAAACAACGGCAAGAATTATGA
- the LOC129241094 gene encoding endoribonuclease Dcr-1, with protein sequence MSFHWCDNIHTTIFTPRDYQIELLSAAFERNVMICLGHKSSKEFIALKLLQELARPARIAEKINLYLTCEQNAPSITTMIEHLTDLKVYKEERTGAADKQEIHIPKDFQLYVLHPRTCLAALRCGKLSMTNVHLLILEDCHEAEVYRDLRQIFEDHFNVSGKDMPKVLGLAGPLHSAECSLEELSAMLNTLEDSVHCKAETASDIVTVLRYCAKPSEYIVQCTPYPRDELTAVLEEVICTRKAFLIDHRYDPFEIYCTEEYMEELKDIPDPKEEPMEFLEIMLFVLYEMGPWCADRVAVNMFHRIEKQKIKTPHERHYILLCVVNTALLEFHAICEQTFKKFNNHKELVERYSSPKVFRLLEILRLFKPEELLTKNETIQKMSQDLDQMDFQKLSRSIEYSCQNVENVTTKLQLESRSIMDNLDPIVKSPTTDVAKQQTLQANTTHKTESSASTNRRHGVGGSHGRFKRRPFSRRQMRDSGDALDTLCAIIFCNSNYTARVLFDLLSEMSRHDPELKFLKCQFTTDRVADPITEPKEAEVEHRRQEEVLKRFRMHDCNVLIGTSVLEEGIDLPKCNLVVRWDAPTTYRSYVQCKGRARAAPAYHVILVSPAYNAILCENEQLSDQSHRYLCKLEVGQDDVIDTDSCSDDEEECNGKSNKFTIGSSKGIVKILNPEVITSKPPTKCEITLKEIKDELPAIKGIENEDTNTIDLVEIESELAPITELQNETSSIKEVKTKSVANESLHDCFDVLDLSDMISDISSNNSSRIVLEETATTPASASVTPKQKKEKRRFRCICENENCAQHGLETGLDATINQIEITTNKIVEQLAEYREIEKMLLQKCANTEPSEAEHQLADYFNKCVKRYKPCEHLLTGASVDLTSSIALVNKYCSKLPSDTFTKLTALWRCTKTIRCGVEMYQYTIRLPINSPLKYDIVGLPMSSNILARRMAALQACIELHKTGELDDNLLPIGKEGFRAMEPDWENFDLEEEDDKIVLENSEPRPGTTKRRQYYYKRIASEFSDCRPTAGVPCYLYLIDLTLQCPIPEEQNTRGRKIYPPEDAQQGFGILTLKRIPKVSSFPIFTRSGEVKVSIVLAKERVVLTETQIRCINTFLNYTFTNVLRLQKFLMLFDPDSTENCVFIVPTVKRDGGKVIDWDFLELIERNASMMPTPVPEELRKSIDFDANKFKDAVVMPWYRNQDQPQYFYVAEICPQLSPQSCFPGENYRTFKHYYFLKYGLTIQNVKQPLLDVDHTSARLNFLTPRYVNRKGVALPTSSEETKRAKRENLEQKQILVPELCTVHPFPASLWRTAVCLPCILYRINGLLLADDIRKKVSLDIGLGQQEIPDDFEWPMLDFGWSLSEVLKRSKENNASMDKKTEEQKEKEANNKQSNGFAKDIGVNGEFCAEDNQTKAKSANEIIIEGEKKLKDSNFIEIGTWSNDMANDINFNKYSDSLDDDEEECLKYFPSNVSFCDQQMRYGSPTFWDVKESQLNKKPDDCAQSKNTTDTNNFRKNSFAYYDSDDSFASSYDGNEPTNYSEDDDDECGPLRIAFTSRNEAETIETDQEIEKRNKKLSIIQATNANERNYQKTKNLLVGYNFEDLKPNIEAELCDSIAKFTASTRLLKANIEQSGMLVKYNQPVMLARKERTTNESAAHGEAATTEAFLKLLPYADKDVLMSILSKQANVLTIADIARLNADYLKSHPLELFEIQGCGDIFDNFNDKDMLKLEGWGEGYKKLIKLNFERKASATGCVSLIDVKKQESKNMQGNTFSFDRQPDLAGHPGPSPSIILQGLTMSNANDGINLERLETIGDSFLKYAITTYLYITYENVHEGKLSHLRSKQVANLNLYRLGRRKKLGEYMIATKFEPHDNWLPPCYYVPKELEKELIEAKIPPHHWKLVDLANIKKLNSAEICALVREKADKLGLFGDEYNCSEDASAVDEIAEGNDFSCFIPYNLVTQHSIPDKSVADCVEALIGAYLIECGPRGALLFMAWLGIRVLPFVRKPYNPQEPRIPGSSNPDVNGEITVYGEWTAPKSPLLHYSPNAPQELESMLEGFDEFENTLGYKFRDRSYLLQAMTHASYSPNRLTDCYQRLEFLGDAVLDYLITRHLYEDPRQHSPGALTDLRSALVNNTIFASLAVRHGFHKYFRHLSPGLNEVIDRFVRIQNENGHSISEEYYLLSEEECDDAEDVEVPKALGDVFESIAGAIFLDSNMSLDVVWQVYSNMMKPEIEQFSNSVPKSPIRELLELEPETAKFGKPEKLADGRRVRVTVDVFCKGTFRGIGRNYRIAKCTAAKCALRQLKKQGLIKKD encoded by the exons ATGTCGTTCCACTGGTGTGATAACATTCACACCACAATTTTTACCCCTCGTGATTATCAAATCGAATTGCTATCTGCCGCGTTCGAGCGTAATGTAATGATATGCCTCGGTCACAAATCATCCAAGGAGTTTATTGCCTTAAAGCTCCTACAGGAGTTGGCACGACCAGCACGAATTGCGGAAAAGATTAATTTATACCTGACCTGTGAACAAAACGCTCCATCTATAACAACGATGATAGAGCACTTGACTGACTTGAAAGTGTACAAAGAGGAGAGAACGGGGGCGGCGGATAAGCAGGAAATTCATATACCAAAAGACTTTCAACTTTACGTACTTCATCCACGTACTTGTCTGGCAGCCTTGAGATGTGGAAAGCTAAGTATGACGAATGTGCATTTGTTAATACTGGAAGACTGTCATGAAGCGGAGGTATATAGAGACTTGCGTCAAATCTTTGAAGACCATTTCAATGTTTCCGGCAAAGACATGCCGAAAGTGTTGGGCTTAGCTGGACCACTTCACAGCGCTGAATGCTCGCTAGAAGAACTCAGTGCAATGCTGAATACTTTGGAGGATAGTGTGCACTGCAAAGCAGAGACAGCCAGTGATATCGTAACAGTATTAAG GTATTGCGCCAAACCTAGTGAGTATATAGTGCAATGCACGCCATATCCGCGAGATGAGCTGACCGCTGTGCTAGAGGAGGTAATTTGCACGAGAAAAGCGTTTTTAATAGATCACCGTTACGACCCTTTCGAAATATACTGTACAGAAGAATATATGGAGGAATTAAAGG ATATTCCCGATCCGAAAGAAGAACCCatggaatttttggaaatcatgCTCTTTGTGCTCTACGAAATGGGCCCGTGGTGTGCAGATCGTGTTGCTGTCAACATGTTTCACCGCATAgagaaacagaaaataaaaacgcCACATGAACGCCATTACATTTTGCTTTGCGTTGTGAATACAGCGCTTCTAGAATTTCATGCCATTTGCGAacaaacattcaaaaaatttaataatcatAAAGAATTAGTGGAACGCTATTCGAGCCCTAAAGTTTTTCGTTTGCTGGAAATTTTACGATTATTCAAGCCGGAAGAATTATTGACCAAAAACGAAACAATTCAGAAAATGAGTCAGGATTTGGATCAGATGGATTTTCAAAAACTCAGCCGAAGTATCGAATATAGTTGCCAGAATGTGGAAAATGTGACTACAAAACTACAACTCGAATCACGCTCGATTATGGATAATTTAGATCCAATTGTAAAATCGCCCACAACTGATGTGGCAAAACAGCAGACATTGCAAGCGAACACAACGCACAAAACGGAAAGTTCCGCCAGTACAAACCGACGCCATGGTGTCGGTGGTTCACATGGCCGTTTCAAACGGCGACCTTTTAGCCGCCGACAAATGCGTGACAGCGGTGATGCCTTGGATACGCTCTGCGCTATTATTTTCTGCAACTCCAATTACACGGCACGTGTGCTTTTTGATTTACTGAGCGAAATGAGCCGCCACGATCCGGAACTGAAATTCCTTAAATGCCAGTTCACAACTGACCGTGTCGCTGATCCTATAACCGAACCCAAGGAAGCTGAGGTCGAGCATAGGCGTCAGGAAGAGGTATTGAAACGGTTTCGTATGCACGACTGCAATGTCTTAATTGGCACCTCAGTGCTAGAGGAGGGCATTGATTTGCCAAAGTGTAATTTAGTAGTGCGCTGGGATGCACCCACAACATATCGTAGCTATGTGCAATGTAAAGGGCGTGCGCGAGCAGCACCGGCTTACCATGTGATACTAGTATCGCCAGCTTATAATGCAATTCTTTGTGAAAACGAACAGTTAAGTGACCAGAGCCATAggtatttatgtaaattagAGGTTGGCCAGGACGACGTTATCGATACGGATTCATGTAGCGACGATGAGGAGGAATGCAATGGCAAGAGTAACAAATTTACAATCGGTTCTTCAAAgggaatcgtaaaaatattaaatcccGAAGTGATTACCAGTAAGCCACCAACAAAATGCGAGATTACGCTCAAGGAAATCAAGGACGAATTGCCGGCCATTAAAGGCATAGAAAATGAAGATACCAATACCATTGATTTAGTAGAAATTGAAAGCGAGTTGGCTCCTATTACGGAACTGCAAAATGAAACATCTTCAATAAAGGAAGTTAAAACGAAGTCAGTGGCCAACGAGTCGCTACATGATTGTTTCGATGTGCTCGATCTTAGCGACATGATTTCAGACATTAGCAGTAATAACTCTTCTAGAATTGTGTTAGaagaaacagcaacaacaccggCTTCAGCATCAGTTACACCAAAGCAAAAAAAGGAGAAGCGTCGGTTTCGCTGTATCTGTGAAAATGAAAACTGTGCACAACACGGTTTGGAAACCGGCCTCGATGCTACTATCAACCAAATAGAAATCACAACTAATAAAATAGTGGAGCAATTGGCCGAGTATCGGGAAATAGAGAAG atgctTCTACAAAAATGTGCTAATACTGAGCCATCGGAAGCAGAACACCAACTGGCGGACTATTTCAACAAATGCGTGAAGCGCTACAAGCCCTGTGAACATCTGCTGACAGGTGCTTCTGTGGATCTCACTTCATCCATCGCGTTAGTCAACAAATACTGCTCCAAGTTGCCAAGCGACACATTTACAAAACTCACTGCGCTCTGGCGTTGCACAAAAACCATTCGATGTGGTGTCGAAATGTACCAATACACAATACGTCTTCCGATAAATTCGCCATTAAAATATGATATAGTT GGGCTTCCAATGTCTTCGAATATATTGGCGCGTAGAATGGCCGCATTACAAGCATGCATAGAGCTGCACAAAACTGGCGAGCTGGACGACAACCTGCTGCCAATAGGAAAAGAGGGATTTCGTGCTATGGAACCCGATTGGGAGAACTTTGACTTGGAGGAGGAAGATGACAAGATCGTACTTGAAAACTCCGAGCCGCGCCCAGGCACTACAAAACGCAGACAGTATTACTATAAGCGA ATTGCCTCGGAGTTTAGTGATTGTCGTCCCACAGCCGGTGTTCCTTGCTATCTGTATTTAATCGACTTGACTCTCCAGTGCCCTATTCCAGAGGAGCAAAATACTCGTGGCCGTAAAATATACCCGCCTGAAGATGCGCAACAAGGTTTTGGTATACTTACCTTAAAGCGTATACCAAAAGTCAGTTCATTTCCTATATTTACACGTTCCGGCGAGGTAAAAGTGTCCATTGTGCTCGCTAAAGAGCGGGTGGTACTCACCGAAACACAAATACGCTGCATCAATACATTCCTCAATTATACATTCACAAACGTATTGCGTCTGCAGAAGTTCCTTATGCTCTTTGATCCTGACTCCACGGAAAATTGTGTATTCATAGTGCCGACAGTGAAGCGAGATGGCGGCAAGGTGATCGACTGGGACTTCCTTGAGTTAATTGAACGAAATGCAAGTATGATGCCAACTCCAGTGCCCGAGGAGTTACGTAAATCCATAGATTTTGATGCTAACAAGTTCAAGGATGCCGTCGTTATGCCTTGGTATCGCAATCAAGATCAGCCGCAATACTTTTACGTGGCCGAGATTTGTCCGCAGTTATCACCGCAAAGTTGTTTTCCTGGCGAAAACTACCGCACATTTAAGCATTACTATTTCCTCAAATACGGCTTAACCATACAGAATGTGAAACAGCCACTGTTGGATGTGGATCACACGAGTGCGCGTTTGAATTTTCTAACGCCGCGTTATGTAAATCGAAAAGGAGTTGCCTTGCCCACCAGCTCGGAAGAAACGAAACGTGCCAAACGTGAAAACCTCGAACAAAAGCAAATTCTTGTGCCGGAACTGTGCACCGTACATCCATTTCCGGCCTCACTGTGGCGCACTGCTGTTTGCTTGCCCTGCATTCTGTACCGCATAAACGGATTGCTGTTAGCGGATGACATACGCAAGAAGGTGTCGTTGGATATAGGGCTGGGACAGCAAGAAATTCCCGACGACTTTGAGTGGCCAATGCTGGACTTTGGCTGGAGTTTGTCGGAGGTGCTAAAGCgatcaaaagaaaataatgcgTCGATGGACAAGAAAACGGAAGAACAAAAGGAAAAGGAGGCAAATAACAAACAAAGTAACGGTTTTGCGAAAGATATTGGTGTCAATGGTGAATTTTGCGCAGAAGATAATCAAACTAAAGCAAAGAGCGCAAACGAAATTATTATAGAAGGCGAAAAGAAGTTGAAG GATAGTAATTTTATAGAAATAGGCACCTGGTCCAACGACATGGCGAatgatataaattttaataaatactcgGACTCATTAGACGACGATGAGGAGgaatgtttgaaatattttccatcGAATGTCAGTTTTT GCGACCAGCAGATGCGTTATGGCTCGCCCACGTTCTGGGATGTTAAGGAATcccaactaaataaaaaaccggACGATTGTGCGCAAAGCAAAAACACCACCGATACGAACAATTTTCGCAAAAATTCATTTGCCTATTACGACTCCGACGACTCATTCGCATCCAGTTACGATGGTAATGAGCCAACCAACTATAGTGAGGATGACGATGATGAGTGTGGTCCTTTGCGTATAGCCTTCACCTCTAGAAATGAGGCTGAAACCATCGAAACCGATCAGGAGATCGAAAAGCGCAATAAAAAACTGTCCATCATTCAAGCGACCAATGCAAATGAGCGCAATTATCAGAAAACCAAAAACCTGCTTGTGGGCTATAACTTTGAGGACTTAAAACCGAATATAGAAGCAGAATTGTGCGACTCCATTGCCAAGTTCACTGCATCTACTCGCCTACTGAAAGCGAACATTGAACAGTCCGGTATGCTTGTGAAATACAACCAGCCAGTGATGTTGGCACGTAAAGAGCGCACCACAAACGAGTCGGCTGCACACGGCGAGGCGGCAACTACTGAAGCGTTTTTGAAACTTTTGCCCTATGCTGATAAAGATGTGCTAATGTCTATTTTGAGCAAGCAGGCAAATGTGCTGACCATTGCCGATATTGCGCGTTTAAATGCCGACTATTTGAAATCGCATCCATTGGAGCTATTCGAAATTCAAGGTTGTGGtgatatttttgataatttcaatGATAAGGACATGTTGAAGTTGGAGGGTTGGGGCGAAGGATATAAGAAGCTGATTAAGTTGAATTTTGAGAGAAAAGCAAGTGCAACAGGCTGCGTTAGCTTAATAGATGTGAAAAAACAGGAGAGTAAAAACATGCAAGGCAATACGTTTAGCTTCGACCGCCAACCGGATTTGGCTGGCCACCCAGGACCTAGCCCAAGCATCATTCTGCAAGGTTTAACAATGTCGAATGCCAATGATGGCATCAATTTAGAACGTCTGGAGACGATTGGGGACTCATTTCTGAAATATGCGATTACCACTTATTTGTATATAACGTACGAAAACGTGCACGAAGGCAAGCTAAGTCATTTGAGATCGAAACAAGTGGCCAACTTGAATCTATATCGACTAGGGCGCCGAAAAAAGTTGGGCGAATATATGATAGCGACGAAATTCGAGCCGCACGACAATTGGTTGCCGCCCTGCTACTACGTGCCCAAAGAGCTTGAGAAGGAACTGATCGAGGCAAAG ATACCGCCGCATCACTGGAAGCTGGTCGATTTGGCTAACATTAAAAAGTTGAACAGCGCCGAGATATGCGCATTGGTGCGTGAAAAGGCCGACAAATTGGGACTCTTCGGTGAT GAGTATAATTGCAGCGAGGATGCTAGCGCTGTCGATGAAATCGCTGAGGGCAATGACTTTTCCTGCTTTATTCCTTACAATCTTGTGACTCAACACAGCATTCCAG ATAAATCGGTTGCCGATTGTGTTGAGGCGTTAATTGGCGCGTATCTCATCGAATGCGGTCCGCGTGGCGCTCTGTTGTTTATGGCGTGGCTTGGCATACGTGTGCTTCCGTTCGTACGCAAACCATATAATCCACAAGAGCCCCGTATACCGGGTAGCTCTAATCCGGATGTGAATGGTGAAATAACTGTATATGGCGAGTGGACAGCGCCAAAAAGTCCACTGCTCCACTATTCGCCCAACGCCCCACAGGAGCTGGAGTCCATGTTAGAGGGTTTCGATGAGTTTGAGAATACATTGGGTTATAAATTTCGTGATCGTTCCTATTTACTGCAAGCCATGACCCATGCCAGCTACTCGCCAAATCGTTTGACAGATTGCTACCAACGCCTAGAGTTCCTAGGTGATGCTGTGCTGGATTATCTGATTACTCGTCATCTTTACGAAGATCCCAGGCAACACTCGCCGGGTGCGTTGACCGACTTGCGCTCGGCGTTAGTAAATAATACTATATTTGCGTCACTGGCCGTGCGACATGGTTTCCACAAATATTTTCGACATCTATCGCCTGGGTTAAATGAAGTCATCG
- the LOC129241109 gene encoding mitochondrial GTPase 1, whose amino-acid sequence MSFREAYNLVSKQAVRWFPGHMGRGLKQMEQKLRSVDCIVEVHDARIPFSGRNPEFKHTISGGAKPHILVLNKKDLTETREQRKIAKELQEREGIEHVVFTNCKDQQCPGVKRVVPLAHKLVSTSDRYNRTGVQEASIMIIGVPNVGKSSLLNVLRNKNLRKKSATQVGNTAGVTRSVLERIKISEFPLIYMIDTPGILEPRIADDEMGMKLASLGCLPDHLVGEELIADYMLYWMNKHRRFEYVKEVGLENPTDSIAEVLMMYAKGLGAERKLRTFDGQIVNVPNTLVAAQRLIKNFRSGQFGGVNLDR is encoded by the coding sequence ATGTCATTTCGGGAGGCATATAATTTAGTCAGCAAACAGGCTGTTCGCTGGTTCCCCGGACACATGGGAAGAGGACTAAAACAAATGGAGCAGAAACTGAGATCTGTGGATTGTATTGTTGAAGTGCATGATGCTCGAATTCCCTTTTCTGGCCGAAATCCAGAATTTAAACACACAATATCTGGTGGTGCAAAGCCGCACAttcttgttttaaataaaaaagatctcACTGAAACACGCGAACAGCGCAAAATCGCCAAAGAGCTGCAAGAACGTGAGGGAATTGAGCATGTTGTGTTCACCAATTGTAAGGACCAACAATGCCCAGGTGTCAAACGAGTGGTACCTTTAGCGCATAAACTTGTTTCTACATCGGACCGCTATAATCGGACAGGGGTACAGGAGGCGAGTATTATGATAATTGGCGTGCCGAATGTTGGCAAAAGCTCGTTGTTGAATGTGCTACGTAACAAGAACCTGCGAAAGAAAAGTGCGACGCAAGTGGGGAATACTGCTGGGGTTACGCGCTCAGTTCTGGAACGCATTAAAATTAGTGAATTTCCTTTAATTTATATGATTGACACACCGGGAATTCTGGAGCCCAGAATAGCTGACGATGAAATGGGTATGAAATTGGCATCACTCGGCTGCTTGCCAGATCATTTAGTGGGTGAAGAACTGATAGCGGATTACATGTTGTACTGGATGAATAAACATCGTCGGTTCGAGTATGTGAAAGAAGTTGGATTGGAAAATCCCACAGATAGCATTGCCGAGGTTCTAATGATGTATGCTAAGGGTTTAGGTGCAGAAAGAAAACTCAGGACATTCGACGGTCAAATTGTAAATGTACCGAATACTTTGGTGGCTGCACAAcggcttataaaaaattttcgaagtgGGCAATTCGGTGGTGTCAATCTAGACAGATAA